In Solanum lycopersicum chromosome 3, SLM_r2.1, the genomic stretch TGTGGGATTGTCACTAACTAGTAGGCAGGTTAAATCCTCCTTGGTGAGCCATTTGAATGTGATGAATCAACATTGTAATTATGATCGAGCTAGAAAAACATTTAAGATGATACATTTCTTACCTAGCCAAGGATAATGCTTTTCTCTCAACCTCCAGCTCATACTGCAAACGTGCTATCTCTTGGGTTTCAAATTCTGCATCTTTCCTAAGCTTTTCAATCCTCTCTTTGTCATAGGTGATCTCTAATTTGTCGCTCACAAGGGTCTGTAATTGCTCCTCTACATCACGTCTTAATCTGGAAAGAATTTCCATTTCTGAATCAACAACAGCACGTTCCTTCATTAATGCTAAATTCTCTTCCTCCCGCTGAGCTCTCAAACTCTCCAACTCTCTTCTTGCTTCCTCAGCTAACTTCTCCACGGCTTCAATCTTTTCCCTTTCCAATAAGAGTTCCTTCTCAAAACTTGCATTTACATCTTTCTCAACTTCAGCTACCAGAGCATTATGGGCTGAAACAGCTTTGTCAGCCATCGACTCAGCCTCAATGCGTGCAAGTTCCTCACCAACGATATCAGAAGCTTCACCGGTTGCTAGGGCAATAGCAGCTTGGGCTTTGGTCACAGGTTTATCTGGTTGGAAGAGTCTTGTGTACCCTGTATTGACAGGTTTGTCACAGCATAACTTACCCTTCCCCAGATCCAACCTCATAAGAAACAATTAATAGTACTCACCGAATGCAAGGGCCATTATTCCCTGTTCACCTGATGATAAGTCAGCTACCACCGCAGGCCATGCATCTGGATGAATCTTGTCAACATCTATGAACCCAGAGACTCTCTGAACAGACTGTCAAGGAAAAGAGATTGTACCAAATTAGTGAATAGTCACTTACTATGCGTAATAAACAAGATAGAAACCACCCATTCTTTAATTTGTATGCAACCTTTTGGTCAACAATTGGTAGCTGTCTTTTCTCTATCGCCATCTTCCAGCTGACAAGATCTTGACGTGATAAAGGACTGCAATGCAGAACTTTAATGCATCAAGTAGGAAATGACTAGGAAAGTTAGTTGGCATCATAATGCATTAGCAATGCCATGAAGTTAATAGTAATAACATTGGGAGAGATGTCACTCTTTTACAGCTAGTACATCAGGGGAACATTGATTAGCAACTTCAACGAATATAGGATCcaagaaaaatataagaaaccATAACCCGTGCTACTATACAAAGTCTAAAGGAGGTACATGTTTTAATTCATCAGGGAAAGGAAAGTAGTACATGAGATAGGCAGATAAATCTATCTGTGGAAATTCAAAACACTCATCAGCTCAGTCTCCACCTGTAAATACTGTTGAATATCGATTCTTGAGAGCGATCACCTAAAAGAAGTCCAACATTGAATGTGTGAGCAGTGTTATACCTTTCAGGACAGAAGAAGACAGGAGTTTGGTCATCATCCAAAGATGACTGCATGTCACGTCTTGAGAGTTTGCTGGAAAGTAACCCTGCTTCGGCTAAACCTAAAGAGGTAAACATTCAGAAGACTGTAGCCCCAATGTCAAACAgaacttaacaaaaaaatttgatgattcTAAGTTCTACCTTGTATAGACGGGAAGTCTGGATCCTCAGGAGTAATATCATCAAAGGCAAGGTCAGTGACTTTCTCAATATACATTGCAGGGTAGACCTTTGAGACAGTGGTTCTGTGGTAATCAAAAGCACCCTTACTTCCTCAATAGATGTCACTTAACTTTTCAGTGTTGCAAATGTTAAAAAAAGACTACAAGTAATGTTGGGGAATATACGAGACAGGTATACCTTGATAGAGCACTACTAGCAGAGACCAACCAACGAGCATATTCACGCCGAGTGCAAAGATCTCCAGGTTGAACATCAGACTCAATAACCTACAACTTAAAGATTCAAAACCAGATGCAAAACACATATTGGAACAACCGTGAGTAACACAGGATCAAACACTTCTCCACTTGATCTAATGTACCACATATAGGCTTCTTCAATTGAAGGAGGACTGACCAAATATTCTTACCATAACATGTTTGACTTTTCATCTTAAAAGATGTCAAGAGGAGATACATGAATACTCTTTTCGGTGGCTGGAAGGCCAGGGACGGTAGAACTCAAATTCATAGTCTGCAACATCACGTCTTTTTTGTTAACGATGGAGTTCAGGCCAACTTGGGCACAACTTCATTATTCCACCATGTACTTGGTACTTACCACCAGCACAAGTTTTAGTAACTTTGCCTACCAAGACATAGCAAATGGGAATAAATCACCTTGGTTCTCTTTTTAtcccaacaacaacatacccagtgtaatctCACAAGTGGGGTTTGGACTCTGGGGAGGGTAGGGTGTACTGCACCTTACCCCTACCATGGGAGGTAGAAAGGCTATTTCACACAGCTGCTCCGCTCAAGGAGAACATAGCAAAGCAGTTCGGGAAAAGAACTAAGGTGGTTTTTTCCCATGCCATATTATTGCactggcataatacataaatatgcccttcaacttggcttcaaatcacatttaagcccttcaactttgggtagACActtaacttgtataaaattgaacaaatagacacacatgtcctacatggcatcccacatgtcattttttgtccaaaGTGTGTGCCATGTAGGACACATATATTTACTTGCTCAACtcatacaagtttaagtgtctacttgtgcatatCTAAAGTTCGAGGACATAAATGTAAAATGAAGCCAAGTTAAggacacatttatgtattatgccgaTTGCAATCTAGCACATGAAGATGCCTAGATATCCAACAAAGGTGCAAAGCACTGGCGTACTTGATCTAGTTTGCTACTTACGGTGCTTCTCAAATTACAGTTCTAATTACGAGCCCACACAATTGACCAGTCCTCTGATTATATAAGTTTTGGTTTCTGTAGTCTCATTTAAGATATACCAGGCAGTCAACTTCAAGGCTTCAATCACAGAAGGGAAAAGCCCTCCTCAGATGTGATCTAAGAGAAAGATAAGACGGACTGTAGACAAAGACTAACATGATGGTAAAGATAGTTGACAGAAACAACAAAACCACCCTGTCATCAAAGGGAAGAGACACTCTTCTGATGAACATTTATAATAGGAGATAACTCAAGAAGGATATTTCCTTATCAGTTTATTTTTTCTGGTTTTACATATAGTTTTGCTAACTTCTCACATCAGTTTCTCTCGAAAAACACTTACCATGAAGAAAGGGAAGAGCTTATATACCAGAGTTATCCAAGTGAAAAATATTAACATGAAGTAACTTGAGCAATAGGATTGAACTCGATGAAGTAATTATCTAATACCTTCAAAGCTTGTAATGCTGAGAGCGCTTGACCTTGGACTTGATCAAACGAAGCAGGAACCAAAACCCTTCCAGGAGGTGCCTGCAGAGCTGGAGAAATAGTAGATGGAGCCGGAATACCAGCAGAAGTAAAGACATCACCAAGATCCGTTGGGTTTATAGATGATCTGCTTGCATTTATATCCTTAAAATCGTTTCGGAGATGGTCATAAGCTGTTGTTGAAACTGAAGCTGTACCAGGCACTTCGTCTCTATTTGACTTATGCACTTCAAAAGATGACTTATCTCCATCACTTGGAATCTCCAGCATTTCACTCGGGTCAACATTGGTGGTGGAAAATGAGCTTTGAGTCTCTACATACACTTCTTGTGTAATCATGGGTTCTAAAAGTGCTTCTGATTGCGGATTAACAGCAGTGTTGAGGTTGGAAGGCTCAATAGGAGGGGATTCCAATGAAATTTCGGAGTGTCCTCGTCCTTCCAAACTAGATACTCGCACCTCGTTATCAAATTCATATGTTGAATTTGGACTTATAACTGATGCAGCAGCAACTTCGTCATCATTATAGTTCTTCTGTTCTGGTTCAGTTGTTGGTTCTGGTTTTCCAGCAATAAGACTATCTTCCTCACTTTCGTAGCTTGACATGACAAAGGTTGTTTCGGGGGATTCAGATATGACTTCACTAGCAACTACTGCATCATCACTAGCTTTCCCGTCATCCAAATCATGCTGAATATGGGTCTCATGACTATCATCAACAAAGACACCAACACTGGTTGGATTGCCATCATCAGTGTCCTCACTAATTCTACCTGCCTCTAACTCTTCACCGCTATTATCTTTGAATTCATTATCACCTAAAGCTTTCTCCTCTTGAACTGTGTCATTATGATTGTCAGAATCAATTGACATTTCTTCCTGTGCTGTTAAGGGCTCCATCTGTTGTTTAATTCCTGTGTACACGAACTTGCAAATTATGAACCTAACTAGCACGAAGCTCTCCAAGGAAAATATCACTTCTGAACAGGATTTGCATTTTCTGAAGTCACGTGCAGCATAATTAGGCATCCAAACACACATTataaatcatatacatattattCAACATATTAGTTTACTCTATTGATTATTGGGCAATATCCCAAATATTAAGCTTCAGTGTAACCACCCTGCCCAAACATCACAGACTAATGCTATCAATCTTCTTTTAAAAGTGACAAGGGGCTTGAGTGGGTTCCATAATTGACAAGTCCCCCATACTTTGTGCAGGAAATCTCTTAATGCATACATGCCAAACTAGTCATCACAAATTGTTCACATTGTCTAGATATCATACACATGATATTTTACAAATGTAATCAGGTTTTCCAGTCATCATTACTTGAAGAAACATTCCACCACTAACTTTTGACAGAATCACTTAGTCGTCATAATTAGTAGAAAATACAGAACTCACCCGTTGAACTCCGTCTGCTTATTGACAATGCAGCAAAGGTAAGGCCAGACACAAGGATAATACCAGCTGCTCCTGCTCCCACCATCCCTGAAAATAAGCTACTTCAAAAGTGTTATCAgtccgcaaaaaaaaaacaaagacagACCTGctgtttaaaaaattaaatgcattCTGCTGTCACTTGCACCTACTTCCCAATCTTCAATGCAGAGCCAGAAAATTAACAGATTCCATTTGAAAAAATCACTATATATCATGAATAATGCAGAATTGCTTTCAGATATACGATCTGTATCATATACAGATTTCAATATCCATTTTGCAAATTTGAACCTCTTTATTCAAATACTCATCTCAACAACAAATCAGATATTCCCCAAAACCCTACACTTTTCAACTGGCATACACCATTACCAACTGACTAAGCCTCAAGTCAAACTAAATAATATAGTCTATTATAACGCACTCACCAGCGATGGACTTCTTCCCTTGTGAGTCACTGGGTTTCTCAGCACCATCAGCTCCAGACCATCCAGAGAAGCCATCTGCTGAAGCAGTCGAATTTACACCTCCTGCACTTGTTTTTTCCACTCCACCATTTGACACACTATTCATAGTAATCGAAACCAAACGAACCCCACGATAATCCAGCTTGCCGACACGCATTCCTGCAAAAACTGCCGAAGGCTTTCTGCTTCTGAACGCTAACCGAAGCTGAAAAGAATTTGGACACCATGTTGTAGTCAaagaactcatttttttttttttgaaatttcaacaaAATCCCACAATTGATAATTAgggtttataatattaataattgggGTTTATCAGTAATGCTTCAAATGATTTTCTTCCCTAAATTTGCCTCTGCATATATGAAAAAAACTGAATATGATACAATTACAGAGATGGTGTTGAGAACTTTGGAAGTGAGAAAATCTAGGGTTTATGAAGAAAGAGAGTACTTTTCACCATCCCTTTGTTTTATCTTATCTTTTatgaaaaactaaataataccaaagttttttaattttttttgtcctaATTCTTAGTGCTACagctatatttttttattatatatataaaagctgCTACCGGAGACCAACTGAATTACCAGTTAccgtgtgtatatatatatatatatatatatatatatattaatgtcaacattattaaaaatgttttttttcgaaatatttgtcaatttacaaaatcaaaatataattattaattttttttgtcctgTCAATgagttaaaaatgttattttttcaaatacttgtcaatgcattaaaaaatgtgtaaaagaaaaatgtgacaattaatatgaaatagagaAAATACTTATCATTTCACGAAtgtaagattaaataaatttagttagtggattgattaaataaattaagttaGTGGATTGATCATTAATTAGATTTAAGGAAGTTTCATGAGATATAATCTCAAAACAATTTTGatcaagtttttattttttagtggaGTGTATCAAACaagtaaaaagaataataaaggattaaaatcgatgtatatataattatggaaaaaacaaaattttaaggaattgtTTGAGAGAGACATGAAGACCATGCCAAAGGTAGacaacaaaaattattatttcgtTTGAAAGAAAGTGATATTaactaatttgaatttttaatatctGAAAGATTTTGAGTTATGATCATGTCATTTTTACATCATCActtcttttatcatattattacgAATTTTTAGTAGAAAAGTCTATTCAACTAAAACTTCGTGTGAAATTAGTATTTTGATAGTCCTTCATTCCTTTGATTGTTAATCCAATCCAATTAGACTAgttgacaaaaataaaagtaatctaaaataaataaaagaaattatttaaaataaattagaaattgtTTAACCAggttaaaataagtcaaaataaattaaaaataggtctcttctactttttattttttgacgtAAAGCCatgatcttttatttttaaatgggaaaaagggtcaaatatgtccctaaactattcgaaaaagTCTAGATATACACTCCGTTTAAAGTTTATGGGTCAGATTAGGTTTTTAAGAGTCcgaatatcttttcattttcatataaatgtcatgtggtaaggtcaaaatgacatgtcaattccatgtgacatttaaagaaatgaaaaatgagttggatatgtttAACATAACAACTAacacccataagggcatatttggaccaaaagttggaccGCGAGGGCatgagtgaaccaaactttaaacgaaggatatatctagaccttttcgaatagtttagaggcatatttaacccttttttcttttttaagttaaaaaatacgTTTTTTACTTTAATCCAAATGGGCTCTTAACTATTTATGCATTGCCCCATCTTACCTAATTTTTGGTTAAGCCAACAAATACTTGTATCATAACTGAAGTAGACATAATAATATAGTTGGGttaattttgttaatattttatcacgTACTTAAAATTTTACTAAAGTTTTGTCCGATATTTGataacttagaaaaatttagAAGGCTTTGGAGGAAGGCTCTATTTTGCTTTGTAGAAGATTGCTTACAACTTAATTGGATGAGTTTGCAAATGAGAGActctctatttatactactctttAGGGgcttaaatataaatataattattttacaagTTCCTACAATATTTATACTTTGGTCCTAATCTAGAATTATCTACAAGTTCTAGGGAATTCTACAGTCTTCTTGAAATATCTAGGGTATTCTACAGTGTTTAAGTAATCTCTCCACAACTCTAGACTCTTTTTCGTTATTCAAATGTCAAATTTGAATAGTGAAGTAGCGGGACATGACACTCTCCCCCACCTTTGATGCGACGCACTACTATAAGAACTCCCGGATTTGACCCTTAAACTGCCACAAGTCTTTATATCTCTCCCATATAGCCTCTTCCGGAGTTTGTCCCTTCCAATGATCAAGGAATATGGCACAAGCTTTATAGCCTCGCTTTCTCTTTGCTTGGTAGTTGATAATTATGGATGCTCGTCCTTCGACTTGGATCTTCCTTGTCTTCATAGTATGGCTTGAGGACGCTTGAGTAAAAGACCAGATGGATCTTGAAGTGTGGAAGCAACTCAATCTAATAAGTGATCTTGCCAACCTTTGCAATGATCTGAAACGAGCCCTCCCCTTAGTGCTTTAAACTGTCTTGAGGTGAACTTCACCAAGACCATGTCCACAACTTGGTAATCTGTGGGACGTCGTTTGCGATCAGAaaatttctttatctttttggcTACCTTGTCCAAGTAGGACTTGGTAGTGTCGAGTTTTTCCTCCCATCCCTTGCAAGATGGTAGACTCCCAAACTCTTTCCATGAAAAGCAGCCGACAACAAATGCTGGCCGTCACCAACTCAAATAGTGTGCGCCCAGTGGACTTATTCTGTTGTAATTTGTAAGAAAACTACGCCGTCTAGTAATCTGGGCGAGTCCTTCTGGTGCGCACTTACGTAGATAGCACTTACTAAGGTATTGACACACTCGGTCTGGCCGTCTATTTGCGGATGAAAACTTCTGGAGAAGTGAAGCTCCGTACGAAGTATCTCAAATAGCTCCCTCCAAAAGTTTCCAGTCTTGATCCCTGATGATGATATTTCTTGATAGCCCCCAATACTTAACCACGTTCTTGAAGCAACCGACTATTGCAGGCATAAAAGTAGCACATTTCGAAAATATGTTCACCACAACCATTATTGTTCCATACCCGTCAGACTTAGGTAAGGAAGTGATATAGTCCATGGCCACACTCTCCCATTGGTGCTCTGCTACATGTAGTGGCTCAAGTAGCCCTCTGGATTGCCTCTACTCCACCTTGTCCTGCTAGCACACCAGATAGCACATGTCGTCCCACATGCACGATAATAGATTGCCTCAAGCAATGCCCTCGTATATCGTTGTCACAAATGCCCTGCTCACTACCGATTGGAGGGTCTATGGGCCCAAATTCAATCCTCTAATTAAAAAACCTGTTGCATGGGAATTGTtatcgaaaaataaaagaaacagtAAAGTTCTCAACAAAATAATTCAACTAGGGATGCAAGTTTTGTATGgtcaaaatttctaaatttagtTGTGTTTTTCAATTCTAACCTCAACTCGGGGTACTTTAATTGCAAAAGAGTAATTCTAAATTTTCATCAACTTCCACTAGCATAAATACAACAGCCTACATAGCCTGCAGGAAATTCTAACAATTGTGACCTTTTCGAAACCAATGAGACAATAAGTTACAAATTACTAGAAAAACAGCCAGTCAAGATtcaagagaagagaaaaaagagacaAAAAGGAAAGCTGCATTTGTTACAAGTACAAAAAGTTACTCTGCTCTTCATATTTAGAGGGAGTAAAAATGTGAATATAGGTACTCTCGAATTTTATAGTACTCTTCCGATAATGGACCTTCAAGCACAATCTGCTGAATAGCTGCACCTCCAACCTACAAGAAATTTTCAAACAGAAGTTTAGTATGCCAAGAAAAAGGCTTCATTTTGCTAATAATATGAAGAACACTTGGATGATATTATCAAAAGCGGTCACCTTTTGACTAGCATCTCCAACTTTGCGAATGGTGACATACTCCCCACAACGTAAAGCCCCACCACCAAATTCTACCTGAAAATGAAAATAGCTGGTCTCAACATTTTGCTAACCTAAAGCCAAATCATGATTAGTAGtagaaaatataacataaaagaaaagagaaaagacctGAACGCCCTTGCTTGCAAGAAACTGCTTGAAATCAGACATTTTTAAATCTCCAACAAGAACTGTTTTATGGGGTGGAGAAGGTCCGGAAAGAGGAAGTAAAGAGAACATGTCGTTTTCCGTCTTCCCCACTTCAGCATCAACCCATGCTATTTCATAGTCTCCAAGCTACAATAGCAAATGTGAACACAATTAAGCAAGGACAAAGGGAAAACACAGACACAATAATGATCAAGATTAGTCTTTGTATGCAGCTTCCTGATCAAATGGAGCATAAAGTCTTACACACCGAAGACTTTAGTACAAACACTTGAAATGTCTAACCCATTGTAGTGTGTGGAGTGTACAGAGCCTCAACATTCAAGGACAAAAAGATAGCTACTGAACTGCAAATGTACAAAACATTTAACAAAGAGTACCTTGATAAAAACTCCATCAATCCATTTATACAACACATGAAGGGTGATTGACACAAGTGTGCTTAGGTaactttttgttttaattagaTGTGCATAAATTACTAACTTCAGCTGCTTCTATAAATGCATCAAGAGCCTAAAGTGGCAGAAATTTCGTAAAGGAATCATTTATTGATGTCATACATAATATATCCAGCTTACCTTCTTAAAAAGCACTTGGCTCATTAACTTCTCAGAAAGTTGGACCTATCATGGAAGCAAACATAGACCAAGGATGTTATACTAGTATTTTGTTTAAACAGGTATAAACCACAAAAGGCACATACAAAGAAAGTAGACTAACCTTATAAGCACACAAATCTGAAGTTACATCAATTGTTTCTTCCAACTGTGGAGCATAGACCTGTGGACAAACATGTTTCAGACAATGTTGCTTCAAATGTTCAGTGGCTTCAGCTGATCCATGCACCAATACCTATAAAACAGAATAGCTATTAAAACAAGTCAACTAGTTGAAGTTGAAAGAACTAATTGTTTCactgttgaagaagaaaagtagGACACGGATAGACTAACTGATAGGAAAACAGGCAGAAAGTTCAGGTAATGAATATTATATAGGTGTCAAAAGCAGAAAGATATAAACATTAGTATCCAAAAATGACCATCTATCTGCTATTTAAactactaataaaaaaataccaaCTTCAATTAAGAAAAAAGTGAACCAGGAGAAGTTGTAGTCAACATGAACTAACTAATCCTTGTTATTAAAGGATACAAAGTCATTACTGTATTGAGCATTGTGAACACTGAACAACATACTAATCAGCTAATACTAGACCCTCTATCATTTTAGTTTTTTGATAACCGTGGTGCCCGGGCCAGATTTCGCGCACCTCAACTAACTCCACGGGATACTTACCACCTCCCATAGTACCACCAGGTAACTCCGTCCACCAGGCTAGGACAAATTGGAAGATTCaccttatgttttttttcttcgttGAGTTTTGAACCTGAGACTTCAAGGTTCTCAACCATTTCATTGATCACTAGGTCACATCCTCTTATCATAATTCGATGcatcacttcttttttttcaaatggaGGACAGAATGGATTCAATTAGTCCCTTGCAGACGCTATTACCATTGCTTCCACAACTATAACCCTCATTTCCAGAATTTTTCAGACTAAGGATAATCAGTCATCATTTTAGCtttaaagtgaaaataaaaaaactaaaatcaaagtcTTTGCAGGAAATTTAAGTCAATTATGTGAGACTTTCAAAAATTTCGACTCGAATTGTTCGCAATACAACATTGGTGAAAAAGATATCCTTTGCTTCTTTAAGTAAAAAAGTAGCTACGAGTGGCACTGAGGTGAAAAAGATATCCTTTGCATCTACGATAAAAGCTTGGTCAATAGCAGTGAACACTTAATACATGTGAGCTATaggtcttctttcttttttgctttCCACTTCCTCAGCAGATTGAGAACAAAGGCCAGCAAGGTTAGTTGACTCACCGGGAAAGGTTGGATAGAAATGCCTTTCTTTTTCCTCTAAAGGTGGCAAAGTGGGGGTTGGAGGAaacaaacataattttcttCTGAAGTAGTTTAATAATGTCAAACAAAACTCTCTGCCAATGTATGTTAAGCGTTTCACAAGTCTTTttgataagaaataaaaatttaacttgTAAGGATGAAGCTATACCACACAGAACTAGCTGTCCTTAAGCTTATGGAAGTGTTAGATCAGAAGAATAGAATCCCCAGTTTTACTAAAACAAGCATTCTCCGGTCCCACAAGTATAAAGATGCAatatcctctttttttttaagaaaacccAATGAATCACCAAAATATTTCAGGAGGAAGATTGGTCATGGAAGATGATCCGGAAAATCAAAAGTTCTTTATAAAGTGAACTGTCTTACTTGGCTTCTGGTAAAGGACGCAGCATTGACAAATGAGAACTTGGATAAGAGAGACTTTCAACTATGCTCTACATTTTTTCTATGTGGGGAACAAGCTGAGACAATCAACCATCTGTTTTTACATTGTATGTGGACAGACCAGCTGTGGAAGATGTTCGTCTGTCTGATGAAGATTAGGTGGGTGAAGCCAGGGAACATAAAAGGAGTGTTAAGCTGCTGGAACAAGGATGTCAAGGAAGCAAAAAATGAAGTAGATTTTCCCTGCATGTATTTGGTGGACAAGCAGACCAACTTGCAGAAGTTTCAAATGAATTGCTTagctctattttatttttggtgaaaACAGAAACTATTAGATCAAACAGAAGATACCTGTGATGTTGTAGATTATTTATAGGAAAACAATAGATAGGTGTTCAAGTTGTAAGTTGTAGTAATACT encodes the following:
- the LOC101254456 gene encoding uncharacterized protein isoform X2, which encodes MASLDGLELMVLRNPVTHKGRSPSLLIFRDGGSRSSWYYPCVWPYLCCIVNKQTEFNGKCKSCSEVIFSLESFVLVRFIICKFVYTGIKQQMEPLTAQEEMSIDSDNHNDTVQEEKALGDNEFKDNSGEELEAGRISEDTDDGNPTSVGVFVDDSHETHIQHDLDDGKASDDAVVASEVISESPETTFVMSSYESEEDSLIAGKPEPTTEPEQKNYNDDEVAAASVISPNSTYEFDNEVRVSSLEGRGHSEISLESPPIEPSNLNTAVNPQSEALLEPMITQEVYVETQSSFSTTNVDPSEMLEIPSDGDKSSFEVHKSNRDEVPGTASVSTTAYDHLRNDFKDINASRSSINPTDLGDVFTSAGIPAPSTISPALQAPPGRVLVPASFDQVQGQALSALQALKVIESDVQPGDLCTRREYARWLVSASSALSRTTVSKVYPAMYIEKVTDLAFDDITPEDPDFPSIQGLAEAGLLSSKLSRRDMQSSLDDDQTPVFFCPESPLSRQDLVSWKMAIEKRQLPIVDQKSVQRVSGFIDVDKIHPDAWPAVVADLSSGEQGIMALAFGYTRLFQPDKPVTKAQAAIALATGEASDIVGEELARIEAESMADKAVSAHNALVAEVEKDVNASFEKELLLEREKIEAVEKLAEEARRELESLRAQREEENLALMKERAVVDSEMEILSRLRRDVEEQLQTLVSDKLEITYDKERIEKLRKDAEFETQEIARLQYELEVERKALSLARTWAEDEAKKAREQAKALEEARDRWQKQGIKVVVDSDLQEEANAGVTWQNAGNESAESTVNSAETLVDKLKEMADTVRGKSRETIHMIIEKIMLLITMLKEWALKAGKQTEELKDAAMSKMGNSVQGMQQSSAEVGSALKDGVKRFADDCRGGVEKISQKFKT